In Bacillota bacterium, a genomic segment contains:
- a CDS encoding nucleoside hydrolase, with amino-acid sequence MTTKDKAIDTLLSTDVGAEVDDQWAIAHLALSPRVNLLGIVTTHTPYLTAQRSAEIAQEVLHHLPIQEKPPVVPGSSTPLESVGKPQQNEGIEFILETARHYSPEKPLTLLTIGAATDAASALLLDPSLAQRVRMVSMAFHSVPNGGREFNVQNDPKAWQVILETSVPLTIGCAEMCIRCLTLSREQAKERFGGISAAADYLVGLLEWWFAEHPDLCRQTTGREDAWPIWDETVTAHLLGLTEVELLPRPRLLDNLDLEFPVGGDTVRWIKAVRADALWSDLMALLRG; translated from the coding sequence GTGACAACAAAGGATAAAGCCATCGATACCCTGCTCTCCACCGATGTGGGGGCAGAGGTCGACGACCAGTGGGCGATTGCCCATCTGGCCTTAAGCCCGCGCGTGAATCTGCTGGGCATTGTCACCACGCATACCCCTTATCTGACGGCGCAACGCTCCGCCGAGATAGCGCAGGAGGTGCTGCACCACCTGCCGATACAGGAAAAACCGCCTGTGGTGCCCGGCTCCAGCACACCACTGGAGAGCGTGGGCAAGCCGCAGCAGAACGAGGGGATCGAATTCATTCTGGAAACGGCGCGACATTACTCGCCAGAGAAACCGCTGACGCTACTAACCATCGGCGCGGCGACCGATGCTGCCTCGGCTCTGCTGTTGGACCCTTCGCTGGCGCAGCGGGTGCGGATGGTGTCGATGGCGTTTCACAGCGTGCCGAACGGCGGGCGCGAGTTCAACGTGCAGAACGACCCCAAAGCATGGCAGGTGATTCTGGAAACCTCCGTGCCGCTCACGATTGGCTGTGCGGAGATGTGTATCCGCTGTCTCACTCTTTCGCGCGAACAGGCGAAGGAGCGGTTTGGTGGAATCAGCGCGGCGGCAGACTATCTGGTGGGATTGCTGGAGTGGTGGTTCGCCGAGCATCCCGACCTGTGCCGCCAGACGACGGGCAGGGAGGACGCCTGGCCCATCTGGGATGAGACGGTCACCGCGCACCTGCTGGGTTTGACCGAAGTGGAGCTTCTGCCCCGCCCCCGTCTGCTGGACAATCTGGATTTGGAGTTCCCTGTCGGCGGAGATACCGTCCGATGGATTAAGGCGGTGCGTGCCGACGCGCTCTGGAGCGACCTGATGGCGTTGTTGCGGGGGTAA